The proteins below are encoded in one region of uncultured Eubacteriales bacterium:
- a CDS encoding Iron ABC transporter permease, producing the protein MFSKLKASTGLFLSTALFLSLLAACSAPEAGPGSTPSPSQTPDSSATSLPETGEGEFPVVIKHAFGETIIESKPERIATIQWANHDVVLALGVVPVGFSAANYGVEDDSGLLPWTKAKLKELGEENPNVFQDTDGLDFEAIADSKPDVIMAAYSGITQEDYDILNRIAPVVPYQTTPWMTQWREQVTYTAMGMGMVEEGEQLIADTEALIAEKAAEYPQLKDKTVVWVNFNATDLSKLHMYTPTDPRGAFLYELGLTYPESVLSVIEDSTKYSQSLSAENADALYDADIIIGYGSDELYQAVKADPVLGKIPAVKKGAVVLIPGNTPLGAAGNPNPLSIEYTIDEYLALIAEALDKSNG; encoded by the coding sequence ATGTTTTCTAAGCTAAAAGCTTCCACAGGCCTATTCTTGTCCACGGCTCTTTTCCTGTCCCTGCTGGCCGCTTGCTCGGCCCCCGAGGCAGGCCCCGGCAGCACGCCCTCTCCCTCTCAAACTCCCGACAGCAGCGCCACTTCCCTGCCGGAGACGGGCGAAGGAGAGTTCCCCGTTGTAATCAAGCACGCATTCGGCGAAACCATCATTGAAAGCAAGCCTGAGCGTATTGCTACGATCCAGTGGGCTAACCACGATGTGGTGCTGGCGCTTGGCGTTGTTCCGGTTGGGTTCTCCGCCGCCAATTACGGCGTAGAGGACGACAGCGGCCTTCTGCCCTGGACAAAAGCGAAACTTAAGGAACTGGGCGAAGAGAACCCCAACGTGTTTCAGGACACGGACGGTCTCGATTTTGAAGCCATTGCCGATTCTAAGCCCGATGTCATTATGGCGGCCTACTCCGGAATCACCCAGGAGGATTATGACATCCTAAACCGCATTGCCCCGGTCGTACCTTACCAGACCACCCCCTGGATGACGCAGTGGAGGGAGCAGGTGACCTACACTGCCATGGGCATGGGCATGGTGGAAGAGGGCGAACAGCTCATTGCGGATACTGAGGCGCTGATTGCTGAGAAGGCCGCGGAATATCCCCAGCTCAAGGATAAAACGGTGGTATGGGTCAACTTCAACGCGACCGATCTGTCCAAGCTGCATATGTATACCCCCACCGACCCCCGCGGTGCATTTTTGTATGAGCTTGGCTTAACCTATCCCGAAAGCGTTCTGAGTGTAATTGAGGATTCCACAAAGTACTCCCAGTCCCTCAGCGCGGAAAATGCCGACGCGCTGTACGATGCGGACATCATCATCGGTTATGGCTCGGACGAGCTCTATCAGGCAGTCAAGGCCGACCCTGTGCTGGGCAAAATTCCGGCTGTTAAGAAAGGTGCCGTCGTGTTGATCCCGGGCAACACTCCCCTTGGAGCCGCTGGCAACCCGAACCCGCTGTCTATCGAATATACCATAGATGAGTACCTTGCTCTGATCGCGGAAGCGCTTGACAAGAGCAATGGATAA
- a CDS encoding hypothetical protein (Evidence 5 : No homology to any previously reported sequences): MAVMKDVAKLAGVSITTVSFVLNGSAKEHKVADKTVRKVWKAATQLGYKINSPDIGDFIREMQATIAFFTPMDSARMDMNVVYASISRHIEQTKSDYSILMCPYKKGLLLEKIKEVDMSAYNAAVIGVDSNADAENLEKLETYMPFVLHNASSKRFSSVSSQVGEVISRVVKMVAAKGYQRVVILAGSDTRESGNEYLDLFIRTCADSGIQIPEHSFITTDNTTIGGAIAARRILGMHEKPEIIICMNSSLAYGAIPLLARNEFLVPKNAELICFGSSGDADLAMNYIPSLSMITIPDDEITMRAFDIALHLAYDRDAKPFHLICPCNLLINHSFAI, translated from the coding sequence ATGGCCGTGATGAAAGACGTCGCTAAACTAGCTGGAGTATCTATAACCACAGTCAGCTTTGTGCTGAATGGCTCGGCAAAGGAGCATAAGGTGGCGGATAAAACCGTACGCAAGGTATGGAAGGCTGCCACACAGCTTGGCTACAAGATTAACTCTCCGGACATCGGGGATTTTATCCGGGAGATGCAAGCGACCATTGCCTTTTTCACCCCCATGGACTCCGCCAGAATGGATATGAACGTTGTATACGCCAGTATCAGCAGGCACATTGAGCAGACAAAATCCGACTACAGCATTTTGATGTGTCCCTATAAAAAAGGACTGCTGCTGGAGAAAATAAAAGAGGTGGATATGAGCGCCTATAACGCGGCCGTTATTGGCGTGGACAGCAATGCCGACGCGGAGAACCTGGAAAAGCTTGAAACGTATATGCCCTTTGTACTGCACAATGCCAGCAGCAAACGGTTTTCCAGCGTCTCCAGCCAGGTTGGAGAGGTCATTTCCCGGGTGGTGAAAATGGTTGCCGCCAAAGGATATCAGCGCGTGGTTATACTGGCCGGCAGCGACACCCGAGAGAGCGGGAACGAATATCTCGATCTGTTTATCCGTACCTGTGCTGATAGCGGGATACAAATTCCTGAGCATTCTTTCATTACAACGGATAATACGACAATAGGCGGCGCCATTGCCGCACGCCGGATTTTGGGCATGCATGAAAAGCCGGAAATCATTATTTGCATGAACAGCAGCTTGGCCTACGGCGCTATTCCCCTTTTGGCGCGCAATGAATTTCTGGTCCCCAAAAATGCGGAGCTGATCTGTTTTGGGTCGTCCGGAGATGCAGACCTTGCCATGAATTACATTCCGTCTCTCTCGATGATCACGATTCCGGACGACGAGATCACAATGCGTGCGTTTGATATCGCCCTCCATCTGGCCTACGATAGAGATGCAAAGCCGTTTCATCTGATCTGCCCTTGTAACCTGCTGATCAATCACAGTTTCGCAATTTAA